ATCCAGTCGGACTTGGCAAAAGTTCCTGTTTTCTTCCCTTTTACGGTACCAGCTTCACGAATCTCGCCCCCAAAGTAGAGCAACTGCTCAGTAATGGTAGTTTTCCCCGCGTCCGGGTGGGAGATAATGGCAAAGGTACGACGTTTCTTAATTTCTTCTTGAATATTCATAAGTTCTCTTTCTTTGATTCTCTATTTTTCTTGTTTCAATAGCTAAGAATGATTTTTACATTGGATTTTACCATTCCTTTCAACATTTCATTATATCGGATTTTGGGGAGTTTTTCAATTGCTCATTTGATGAAAAGGCAGCTAGAGTATAGATTTTACCTGATTTCCCTTTTTCCACCGTTTCTTGAACAAGATATCAAAGAGAACAAGAGCCAGTGAGAGGATGATCGACACAAGGAGGTACTTTAGCCATAGAGGAGCATTCGAGATAAACGGTGTATCTCTTAAGAGACCATAATCTCCACCAGTCACCTGATTAACCCCAACTAGAAAGAGGTTGAGGATAAAAGTATAGGCTACAATCATATATTTCTTGAGCAAGGTCTTGTCATAGTGATTCATCAAGTAAACCAAGGAATTCACTAGAAGGGCATAGTGCCCAATCAAAAATGAAAAACTAGTAATATGGGGGAAATCATAGGGATCAAAAACAGGGTAAACCAAGGCAAAGACCGCTCCACTTGCTCCTAAGAGGGCAAAATATTGCTTGCTCCGCCATTTATCTGGCAAGAAAACCACCGCAAACATAGCTAAACGACAATGATAAAAAGGGAGGCTATTAGAAAAGGGAATACCGAAACCAACATACCAACTATATAAGGCTAGTAACTGGAGGATCTGAATCCCCTTAAACAAGAGAACAAATTTTGGATTTTTGTGATAAGCAAGTGCCCCATAAATACAAAGCGCTAAGACAAGCATCATAACCCCATACCAAAAAAGCGAAATGGGAGGAGGGACCGTCTGAGTTCTGGTGATAAATTGATGGAACATGTTTCTATCCTAACTCTTATTTTTTCTTTTTTCTAGTTTAACCATTATAGCGAATTAAAAACGATTTTTCAATTTCTATTTCTTTTTAGTTTCCCTCCCTTATTTATAGGAAAATATGGTAAAATAGAACAGACTAAAAATCATCATTTCACGAAAGGATGCAAGATGAAAATTACGCAAGAAGAGGTAACACACGTTGCCAATCTTTCAAAATTAAGATTCTCTGAAGAAGAAACTGCTGCCTTTGCGACCACCTTGTCTAAGATTGTTGACATGGTTGAGTTGCTGGGCGAAGTTGACACAACTGGTGTCGCACCTACTACAACTATGGCTGACCGTAAGACCGTACTCCGCCCTGATGTGGCTGAAGAAGGAACAGACCGTGATCGCTTGTTTAAAAACGTACCTGAAAAAGACAACTACTATATCAAGGTGCCAGCTATCCTAGACGATGGAGGAGATGCCTAATGACTTTTAACAATAAAACCATTGAAGACTTGCACAATCTCCTTGTTTCTAAGGAAATTTCTGCAACTGAATTGACCCAAGCAACGCTTGAAGATATCCAATCGCGCGAGACAGCTATCAACGCTTTCGTTACCATCGCTGAGGATCAAGCCCTTGCGCAAGCTAAGGCTATTGATGAAGCTGGAATTGACGCTGATAATGTCCTTTCAGGAATTCCACTAGCTGTCAAGGATAATATCTCTACTGACGGTATTCTCACAACTGCTGCCTCAAAAATGCTCTACAACTACGAGCCTATCTTTGATGCCACTGCTGTTGCCAATGCAAAATCTAAGGGCATGATCATTGTTGGGAAAACCAACATGGACGAATTTGCCATGGGTGGATCAGGTGAGACTTCTTACTACGGCGCAACCAAAAATGCTTGGGACCACAGCAAGGTTCCTGGTGGATCATCAAGTGGTTCAGCTGCAGCTGTAGCTTCTGGACAAGTCCGTTTATCACTTGGTTCTGATACTGGTGGTTCTATCCGCCAACCTGCTGCCTTTAACGGGATTGTTGGTCTCAAACCAACCTACGGAACAGTTTCACGTTTCGGTCTCATTGCTTTTGGTAGCTCGCTAGACCAAATCGGACCTTTCGCCCCTACGGTTAAAGAAAATGCTCTCTTGCTCAATGCTATTGCTAGCGAAGATGCCAAAGACTCAACTTCTGCTCCAGTCCGCATTGCCGACTTTACTTCAAAAATCGGCCAAGACATCAAAGGCATGAAGATTGCCCTTCCTAAGGAATACCTTGGTGAAGGAATTGACCCAGAAGTCAAAGAAACCATTCTGAATGCCGCTAAACACTTTGAAAAACTTGGTGCCATCGTCGAAGAAGTTAGCCTTCCCCACTCAAAATACGGAGTTGCCGTTTACTACATCATCGCTTCTTCAGAAGCTTCATCAAACTTGCAACGTTTTGATGGTATTCGTTACGGCTACCGCGCAGAGGATGTGACTAATCTTGATGAAATCTATGTAAACAGCCGCAGCCAAGGTTTCGGTGAAGAGGTGAAACGCCGTATCATGCTAGGTACTTTCAGCCTTTCATCAGGTTACTACGATGCCTACTATAAGAAGGCTGGACAAGTTCGCACCCTTATCATCCAAGATTTCGAAAACGTCTTTGCGGATTACGACTTGATTTTGGGACCAACTGCTCCTAGCGTTGCCTACGACTTGGATTCACTCAACCATGATCCAGTTGCTATGTACTTGGCTGACCTTTTAACAATTCCTGTCAACTTGGCTGGTCTACCAGGGATTTCTATTCCTGCTGGATTTGTTCAAGGTCTACCAGTAGGACTCCAATTGATTGGTCCTAAGTATTCAGAAGAAACTATCTACCAAGCTGCTGCTGCGTTTGAAGCAACAACAGACTACCACAAACAACAACCCGTGATTTTTGGAGGTGATAACTAATGAACTTTGAAACAGTCATTGGACTTGAAGTCCACGTAGAGCTCAACACCAATTCAAAAATCTTCTCACCTACTTCTGCCCACTTTGGAAATGACCAAAATGCCAATACAAACGTGATTGACTGGTCTTTCCCTGGAGTACTACCAGTTCTCAATAAAGGCGTTGTCGATGCTGGTATCAAGGCTGCACTCGCTCTTAACATGGACATCCATAAGAAGATGCACTTTGACCGCAAGAACTACTTCTATCCAGATAATCCTAAAGCCTACCAAATTTCTCAGTTTGATGAGCCAATCGGTTACAACGGCTGGATTGAAGTGGAGCTAGAAGACGGTACAACTAAGAAAATTGGGATTGAACGCGCCCACCTAGAAGAAGACGCTGGTAAAAACACCCACGGTACAGACGGCTACTCTTACATTGACCTCAACCGCCAAGGGGTGCCATTGATTGAGATTGTATCTGAAGCCGACATGCGCTCGCCAGAAGAAGCCTATGCTTATCTAACTGCCCTCAAGGAAGTTATCCAGTACGCTGGCATTTCTGACGTTAAGATGGAAGAAGGTTCTATGCGTGTGGATGCCAATATCTCTCTTCGTCCGTATGGTCAAGAAAAATTCGGTACCAAGACTGAATTGAAGAACCTCAATTCCTTCTCAAACGTTCGCAAGGGTCTTGAATACGAAGTCCAACGTCAAGCTGAAATCCTTCGCTCAGGTGGTCAAATCCGCCAAGAAACACGACGTTACGATGAAGCTAACAAAGCAACCATCCTCATGCGTGTCAAAGAAGGTGCTGCAGACTACCGCTACTTCCCAGAACCAGACCTACCACTCTTTGAAATTTCAGATGAGTGGATTGAGGAAATGCGTACTGAATTGCCAGAGTTTCCAAAGGAACGCCGTGCACGCTACGTCTCTGACCTTGGCTTGTCAGACTACGATGCTAGCCAGTTGACTGCAAACAAAGTTACTTCTGACTTCTTTGAGAATGCTGTTGCCCTCGGTGGCGATGCCAAACAAGTCTCTAACTGGCTCCAAGGGGAAGTCGCTCAGTTCTTGAACGCCGAAGGCAAGACACTAGAACAAATCGAATTGACACCAGAAAACTTGGTTGAAATGATTGCCATCATCGAAGACGGCACTATCTCTTCTAAGATTGCTAAGAAAGTCTTTGTCCACCTGGCTAAAAACGGTGGTGGAGCGCGTGAATACGTTGAAAAAGCAGGTATGGTTCAAATCTCAGATCCAGCTGTTTTGATTCCAATTATCCACCAAGTCTTTGCCGATAACGAAGCCGCAGTTGCCGACTTCAAGTCAGGAAAACGTAACGCTGACAAAGCCTTCACAGGATTCCTCATGAAAGCAACCAAAGGCCAAGCCAACCCACAAGTCGCCCTTAAACTCCTTGCCCAAGAATTGGCCAAGTTGAAAGAAGATTAATATGTAAAAGAAACCAGCCCTGAGGTTGGTTTTTTCTCCCCTACCATCTCCCAATAACTATTTTGGCTTTATTTCCAGAAGATTTTATGGTAAAATGAAGAGTAATAATATTTATTAAAGAGGTAAAAACATGATTGAAGCAAGCAAATTGAAAGCTGGTATGACATTTGAAACTGCAGACGGAAAATTGATCCGTGTTTTGGAAGCTAGCCACCACAAACCAGGTAAAGGGAACACGATCATGCGTATGAAACTGCGTGATGTCCGCACTGGTTCTACTTTTGATACAAGCTACCGTCCAGAAGAAAAATTCGAACAAGCCATTATCGAAACTGTTCCTGCTCAATACTTGTATAAAATGGATGAAACTGCCTACTTCATGAACACAGAAACTTACGACCAATACGAAATTCCAGTTGTAAACGTTGAAAATGAATTGCTTTACATCCTTGAAAACTCTGATGTGAAAATCCAATTCTACGGAACTGAAGTAATCGGTGTAACAGTACCTACTACTGTAGAATTGACAGTGGCTGAAACACAACCATCTATCAAAGGTGCTACGGTTACAGGTTCTGGTAAACCAGCAACTATGGAAACTGGACTAGTTGTCAACGTTCCAGACTTCATCGAAGCTGGACAAAAATTGATCATCAACACTGCAGAAGGAACTTATGTTTCTCGTGCCTAATCTCTAGAAAGAGGTCATTCTATGGGAATTGAAGAACAATTTGGCGAAATCGTTATCGCTCCACGTGTACTTGAAAAAATCATTGCCATCGCAACTGCTAAAGTTGAAGGTATCCACTCATTTTCAAATAAATCCGTATCTGATACCCTATCAAAACTCTCTCTTGGTCGTGGCGTCTACTTAAAAGAAAGCAACGAAGAGCTAACTGCTGACATCTATCTCTATCTTGAGTACGGTGTAAAAGTACCAAAAGTGGCTCTGGCTATTCAAAAAGCAGTCAAAGATGCTGTCCGTGATATGGCTGATGTAGAACTTGCTGCTGTTAACATCCATGTTACAGGAATCGTTCCAGATAAAACTCCAAAACCTGAGTTGAAGGATCTATTTGACGAGGACTTTCTCAATGACTAGTCCACTATTAGAATCTAGACGCGAACTTCGAAAATGCGCTTTTCAAGCTCTTATGAGCCTTGAATTCGGCACAGATATGGAAACGGCTTGTCGCTTTGCCTACACACACGACCGTGAAGATGCAGATGTACAAATCCCTGCCTTTCTTATGAACTTGGTTTCTGGCGTTCAAGCTCAAAAAGACGAGTTGGATAAACAAATCAACCAGCACCTAAAGTCAGGATGGACAGTTGAACGCTTGACTTTAGTCGAAAAAAACTTACTACGCTTGGGGATCTTTGAAATTACATCATTTGATACACCTCAGTTGGTAGCAGTCAATGAAGCTATTGAACTTGCTAAGAGTTTTTCAGATCAAAAATCAGCCCGCTTTATCAACGGACTGCTTAGTCAATTTGTAACTGAAGAAAATGAATAATTGAAAAGGTGTTTGATCTTCCAAGCACCTTTTGAACCTCCCCTCTGCGCAGAGTAAGAACCACACAAAAACTAGAACTGGTACTCAGTTCTAGTTTTTGTGGCTCTTTGTCAACTGTAGTGGGTTGAAGTCAGCTAAGCTCGAGAAAGGACAAAATTCGTCCTTTCTTTTTTGATGTTCAGAGCGATAAAAATTCTTTTTTTGAAGTTTTCAAAGTTCCGAAATCCAAAGGCGTTACGTTTGATAAGTTTGATGAGATTATTGGTCGCTTCCAATTTTGCGTTGGAATAAGGTAATTGAAGAGCGTTGATGATTTTCTCTTTGTTCTTTAGAAAGGTTTTAAAGACAGTCTGAAAAATAGGATGAACCTGCTTTTGATTGTCCTCAATGAGTCCGAAAAATTTCTCAGGATCTTTGTTCTGAAAGTGAAAAAGCAAGAGCTGATAGAGCTGATAGTGGTGTTTTAAGTCTTCTGAATAGCTCAAAAGCTTGTCTAGAATCTCTTTATTGGTCAAGTGCATACGAAAAGTAGGGCGATAAAAGCGTTTATCACTCAATTTACGACTATCCTGTTGGATGAGTTTCCAGTAGCGCTTGATAGCCTTGTATTCATGAGATTTTCGCTCAAACTGATTCATGATTTGGACACGCACACGACTCATAGCACGACTAAGATGTTGCACAATGTGAAAGCGATCAAGTACAATTTTAGCACACGGAAAAAGCTGTTTAGCCAAGTCATAGTAGGGACTAAACATATCCATCGTAATGATCTTCACTCGACATCGGACGGTTCGATCATATTTAAGAAAGTGATTTCGAATGATAGCTTGTGTTCTACCTTCAAGAACAGTGATGATATTGAGCTTATCAAAATCTTGCGCAATGAAACTCATCTTTCCCTTAGTGAAGGCATACTCGTCCCAGGACATAATTTCAGGAAGACGAGAAAGATCATGCTTAAAACGGAAGTCATTGAGCTTGCGAATAACAGTTGAAGTTGAAATGGACAGCTGATGAGCAATATCGGTCATAGAAGTTTTTTCAATCAATTTTTGCGCAATCTTTTGGTTGATGATACGAGGGATTTGATGATTTTTCTTTACTAGAGGAGTCTCAGCCACCATCATTTTTGAGCACTGATAGCACTTGAATCGACGCTTTTTCAAGAGAATTCTAGTAGGCATACCGGTCGTTTCGAGGTAAGGAATCTTAGACGGTTTTTGAAAGTCATATTTCTTCATTTGACTTCCACAATTAGGACAAGATGGAGCCTTATAATCCAATTTAGCGATGATTTCCTTGTGTGTATCCCTATTGGTGATATCTAGAATCTTGATGTTTGGGTCTTTAATATCGAGCAGTTTTGTGATAAAATGTAATTGTTCCATATGAATCTTTCTAATGAGTTGTTTTGTCGCTTTTCATTATAGGTCATATGGGACTTTTTTTCTACAACAAAATAGCTCCATAATATCTATAGGGGATTTACCCACTACAAATATTATAGAGCCGTTTTTGTGTATTCTGAAGAATGATACTCAATAAAAATCAAAGTGCAAACTAGAAATCGAGCCGTAGGCTACTCAAAATACGGTTTTGAGATTGTGAATAGAACTGACGTAGTTTGAAGAGATTTTCGAAAGTATTAGTATTTTCTAAATCGTTGATAACGTTCTTCCAACAACGCTTCTAACGGTTTTTGTGAAAGTAGAGCTAGCTCAGCTTGAAGTTCTTTTTTGACACTCTTAATCAGTTCTTTACTAGAAAGTCCTGCTTCAGAAATCACCTTATCCACCACGTCCATTTCTAGCAGCTCATGCGAAGTGATTTTCATCAACTCAGCTGCTTCCATGGCACGCGTGCCATCTTTCCATAAGATAGAAGCAAAGCCTTCCGGACTGAGAATGGCATAGATAGAGTTTTCTAGCATCCAAACACGGTCAGCCACTGCTAGAGCCAGAGCCCCACCTGAACCACCTTCTCCGATAATAATGGCGATAATGGGCACTTTGAGGTCGCTCATCTCCATGAGGTTACGAGCAATGGCTTCACCTTGACCACGTTCTTCTGCGCCTACACCAGGATAGGCACCCGCAGTATTAATAAAGGTTACAACTGGACGACCAAACTTTTCTGCTTGCTTCATCAAACGAAGGGCTTTTCGGTAACCTTCAGGATGAGGTTGACCAAAGTTACGGTTAAGATTATCTTGTAAACTTTTACCTTTTTGGATTCCAACAACAGTCACTGCTTGGTCTCCCAACCAACCGATACCACCAATAATAGCACCATCATCACGGAAGGAGCGGTCTCCATGCAGCTCAATAAAATCATCAAAAATTCCTGTTGCGAAGTCCAAGGCTGTTAGGCGAGTTTGTTCACGAGCTTCTCTAACGATTTTCGCAATATTCATCAACTCTCCCTCCTGTGTAGTCTTACTAATCGAGCAATCGTATCTGGCAATTCTCGCCGTTTAATAATTGCATCTACAAAACCATGTTCCAGTAAAAACTCTGCTTTCTGGAAGTCTTCTGGTAGGTCTTCTCTTACTGTATTTTCAATCACACGGCGTCCAGCAAAACCTACCAAACTTTGGGGTTCTGCCAAGATGATATCCCCTTCCATAGCGAAGGAAGCTGTTACTCCTCCAGTCGTCGGGTCTGTAAGGATTGTCAGATAAAAGAGACCTGCATTGGAATGACGTTTGACTGCTGCAGAGATTTTGGCCATCTGCATCAAGCTCATGATTCCTTCCTGCATGCGTGCTCCACCAGAAGCTGTAAACAATACGACAGGTAATTTTTCAGCGGTCGCATATTCGAACAAGCGAGTGATCTTCTCACCAACTACTGTCCCCATTGACGCCATAATAAAGTTAGAATCCATGATGCCAAGGGCAACCTTCTCTCCCTTAATCAAAGCTGTTCCTGTTACAACAGCCTCATCAAGACCTGTCTTTTCACGCATCAAAGTCAATTTTTTACGATAGCCTGGAAAATTCAAAGGATCCTGAGTCTCAATTCCTTTAAACATTTCCAAAAACGTACCCATATCAATGGTTAAAGCTAAACGCTCTTGAGCTGAAATACGGAAAGTATAGCCACAGTGAGGGCATATACGCTCACTCCCCAAGTCCTTTTGATAAATCGTATATTTGCAACCTGGACACTGAGAGAATAATTCATCCGGAACCTCTGGCTTGTTCTGAGGTTGATTTACAGTCGAACGATTGGGATTGATTCGAATATATTTATCTTTTTTACTAAATAGAGCCATACATCCCCCTTTTCAGTCTTATACTATTTTTATACTCAATGAAAATCAAAGTGCAAACTAGGAAGCTAGACGCAGTTTGCTCAAAGCACTGCTTTGAGGTTATAGATAAGACTGACTTCGTCAGTCTTATCTATAATCCAAGGCGAAGCTGACACGGTTTGAAGAGATTTTCGAAGAGTATTACATTATTCTTTTTCTTGATATTTAGGTAAGAAGGTATCCATCAAGAAGGAAGTATCATAATCTCCAGCAATGACATTACGATCTGAAATGAGGTCAAGCTGGAAATCTGCATTGGTCTGCACCCCTTCAATCTCTAATTCATAGAGCGCACGTTGCATTTTCATCAAGGCATCAAAACGATTTTCACCATGAACGATGATTTTAGCAATCATACTATCATAGTATGGCGGAATGGTATAACCTGGATAAACTGCAGAGTCAACACGCAAGCCGACACCACCACTTGGCAGATAGAGATTGGTGATCTTACCTGGACTTGGTGCAAAGTTAAAGGCTGGATTTTCTGCATTGATACGACACTCAATGGCATGGCCTCTTAGAATAATATCTTCTTGCTTAACAGACAGAGGCTGACCTGCCGCAATACGGATCTGTTCCTTGACTATGTCCACACCCGAAACAAACTCTGTAACGGGATGTTCTACCTGAACACGTGTATTCATTTCCATGAAATAGAATTTACCACTGGCTTCATCTAGTAGAAACTCAATGGTCCCTGCATTCTCATAACCAACAGACTCCGCAGCGCGAACTGCCGCAGCACCAATTTCATTACGAAGTGTTTTCCCAATAGCAATTGAAGGACTTTCTTCTAAAACCTTTTGGTTATTTCGCTGAAGCGAACAATCCCGTTCACCTAAATGAATCACATGTCCATGCTCATCTCCTAGAATTTGAACCTCAATATGGCGAGCTGGATAAATCACCCGTTCAATGTACATGGCACCATTGCCATAATTGGCCTTGGCTTCACTTGAAGCAGTATCAAAGGCGGAAACGAGGTCTTCTGGTTTTTCAACCTTACGAATCCCTTTACCACCTCCACCTGCTGAAGCCTTGAGCATAACAGGATAGCCAATTTTTTCAGCGACAGTCAAAGCTTCCTTAGAGTTATGTACTTCTCCATCTGAACCTGGAATGACAGGCACACCTGCTTTAATCATCTGAGCGCGCGCATTGATCTTGTCTCCCATCATATCCATAACATGGCCAGATGGACCGATAAACTTAATCCCCACCTCTTCACACATAGTTGCAAATTTGGAATTTTCACTGAGAAATCCGAAACCTGGGTGAATGGCTTCTGCCTCAGTCAAGACTGCAGCTGATAGAACTGCATTGATATTGAGATAAGACTCTGTTGCCTTGCCAGGTCCGATACAAACTGCCTCATCTGCCAAAAGCGTGTGGAGAGCTTCCTTATCAGCAGTTGAATAAACCGCCACCGTCGCAATCCCCAGTTCACGCGCCGCACGGATAATCCGAACCGCAATTTCACCACGATTAGCAATTAAAATTTTTCGAAACATGGAGAACCTCCTTAGTTCCCTATTGCAAAGGTAAGAGTACCACTAGCTGCAAGCTTGCCATCCACTTCAGCCTTTGCTTCAACCACAGCAATCGTGCCACGACGTTTGACAAAAGTCGCTGTCATAAGCAATTGGTCACCAGGTACAACTTGCTTCTTAAACTTGACCTTGTCCATACCAGCATAAAAGACCAGTTTTCCCTTATTTTCAGGTTTTGATAACTCCAAGACACCAGCAGTTTGCGCCAAGGCTTCCATGATCAGAACACCTGGCATAACTGGATACTGAGGAAAATGACCGGTAAAGAAGGGCTCATTGATGGTTACATTTTTGATAGCAACAATGGTATCCTCGCCCACTTCCAACACACGGTCCACTAGGAGCATAGGATAACGGTGGGGAAGAGCTTCTTTGATTCCTTGAATATCGATCATTTGATACGTACCAATCCTTTACCAAACTCAACCATTTCTTCGTTAGAAACGAGAATTTCCGTTACCACACCATCCTTAGGAGCTGGGATTTCATTCATGACTTTCATAGCTTCGATAATCACCAATGTTTGACCTTTTTTGACACTATCACCAACTGTAACAAAGGCAGGTTTATCAGGACCAGCAGCCAAGTAAGCCACTCCGACAAGTGGACTCTCTACAACATCTCCCTCAGCAACTAGACTTGTTTCTGCTGGAACTGGAACCTCTTCCACTACAGTTTCTGTTGAAGCAGATGACGGAGCTACTGGACTTGGTGTTGCTAGAACGGGCCCTGGAGCAACTTGAGCTGCAACTTCAGACACCAGTCTCGCTTCATTCTTGCTAAACTGCAACTCATCCGTCCCATTTTTATAAGAAAATTCTCTCAAACTTGACTGGTCAAATTGGGCCATCAAGTCTTTAATATCGTTTAAATTCATACTTATTTATTCTCCCAACGTTTGAAAGCAAGAACTGCATTGTGGCCACCAAAACCAAATGTATTTGAAATAGCGTATGGAATTTCTTGCTCCAAGCCTTGTCCATAAACGACATTGGCTTCGATATAATCTGATACTTCGCTTGTCCCAGCTGTCATTGGTACAAAGTTGTGACGCATAGCCTCGATTGTTATGATAGCTTCTACTGCACCTGCAGCACCCAGCAAATGTCCTGTGAATGATTTGGTTGATGATACAGGTACTTCCTTACCAAGAACAGCTACGATGGCACCACTTTCTCCTTTTTCATTAGCAGGAGTTGATGTACCATGAGCATTGACATAGGCTACTTGCTCTGGGGAAATCTCAGCTTCTTCCAAGGCTAATTTGATGGCCTTGATAGCTCCCTGACCTTCTGGATGCGGTGAAGTCATGTGGTAGGCATCACAAGTATTTCCGTAACCAACTACTTCAGCAAGGATAGTAGCCCCACGTTTTTCAGCATGCTCTAAACTTTCAAGAAGCAACATCCCTGAACCTTCTCCCATGACAAAACCATTGCGATCCTTATCAAATGGGATAGAAGCACGAGTTGGATCCGCTGTAGTAGAGAGAGCTGTTAGGGCTTGGAAACCAGCAATAGCAAAAGGTGTAATAGAGGCTTCTGAACCACCTACCAACATAACGTCTTGGAAACCAAATTTAATTGAGCGGAAGGCATCCCCAATCGCGTCATTTGATGAAGCACAGGCAGTATTGATGGATTTACAAACACCGTTTGCTCCAAAACGCATAGCAACATTTCCTGAAGCCATATTTGGCAAGGCTTTTGGAAGGGTCAATGGTTTCACACGTTTTGGTCCTTTGTCATTTAGGCGAAGAACTTGATCTTCAATTTCTTTAATTCCACCAATACCAGAGGCAACAATAACACCAAAACGATCCCTGTCAAGAGCTTCTACATCAAGACCTGCATGATTGACA
This window of the Streptococcus sp. 116-D4 genome carries:
- the accD gene encoding acetyl-CoA carboxylase, carboxyltransferase subunit beta, producing the protein MALFSKKDKYIRINPNRSTVNQPQNKPEVPDELFSQCPGCKYTIYQKDLGSERICPHCGYTFRISAQERLALTIDMGTFLEMFKGIETQDPLNFPGYRKKLTLMREKTGLDEAVVTGTALIKGEKVALGIMDSNFIMASMGTVVGEKITRLFEYATAEKLPVVLFTASGGARMQEGIMSLMQMAKISAAVKRHSNAGLFYLTILTDPTTGGVTASFAMEGDIILAEPQSLVGFAGRRVIENTVREDLPEDFQKAEFLLEHGFVDAIIKRRELPDTIARLVRLHRRES
- the accC gene encoding acetyl-CoA carboxylase biotin carboxylase subunit translates to MFRKILIANRGEIAVRIIRAARELGIATVAVYSTADKEALHTLLADEAVCIGPGKATESYLNINAVLSAAVLTEAEAIHPGFGFLSENSKFATMCEEVGIKFIGPSGHVMDMMGDKINARAQMIKAGVPVIPGSDGEVHNSKEALTVAEKIGYPVMLKASAGGGGKGIRKVEKPEDLVSAFDTASSEAKANYGNGAMYIERVIYPARHIEVQILGDEHGHVIHLGERDCSLQRNNQKVLEESPSIAIGKTLRNEIGAAAVRAAESVGYENAGTIEFLLDEASGKFYFMEMNTRVQVEHPVTEFVSGVDIVKEQIRIAAGQPLSVKQEDIILRGHAIECRINAENPAFNFAPSPGKITNLYLPSGGVGLRVDSAVYPGYTIPPYYDSMIAKIIVHGENRFDALMKMQRALYELEIEGVQTNADFQLDLISDRNVIAGDYDTSFLMDTFLPKYQEKE
- the fabZ gene encoding 3-hydroxyacyl-ACP dehydratase FabZ, producing the protein MIDIQGIKEALPHRYPMLLVDRVLEVGEDTIVAIKNVTINEPFFTGHFPQYPVMPGVLIMEALAQTAGVLELSKPENKGKLVFYAGMDKVKFKKQVVPGDQLLMTATFVKRRGTIAVVEAKAEVDGKLAASGTLTFAIGN
- the accB gene encoding acetyl-CoA carboxylase biotin carboxyl carrier protein, whose amino-acid sequence is MNLNDIKDLMAQFDQSSLREFSYKNGTDELQFSKNEARLVSEVAAQVAPGPVLATPSPVAPSSASTETVVEEVPVPAETSLVAEGDVVESPLVGVAYLAAGPDKPAFVTVGDSVKKGQTLVIIEAMKVMNEIPAPKDGVVTEILVSNEEMVEFGKGLVRIK
- the fabF gene encoding beta-ketoacyl-ACP synthase II — protein: MKLNRVVVTGYGVTSPIGNTPEEFWNSLTSGKIGIGPITKFDHSDFDVHNAAEIQDFPFDKYFVKKDTNRFDNYSLYALYAAQEAVNHAGLDVEALDRDRFGVIVASGIGGIKEIEDQVLRLNDKGPKRVKPLTLPKALPNMASGNVAMRFGANGVCKSINTACASSNDAIGDAFRSIKFGFQDVMLVGGSEASITPFAIAGFQALTALSTTADPTRASIPFDKDRNGFVMGEGSGMLLLESLEHAEKRGATILAEVVGYGNTCDAYHMTSPHPEGQGAIKAIKLALEEAEISPEQVAYVNAHGTSTPANEKGESGAIVAVLGKEVPVSSTKSFTGHLLGAAGAVEAIITIEAMRHNFVPMTAGTSEVSDYIEANVVYGQGLEQEIPYAISNTFGFGGHNAVLAFKRWENK